From a region of the Triticum aestivum cultivar Chinese Spring chromosome 7D, IWGSC CS RefSeq v2.1, whole genome shotgun sequence genome:
- the LOC123164840 gene encoding 60S acidic ribosomal protein P1, translating into MSSSEVACTLAALILHDDGIPITSEKIATVVKAAGIKVEAYWPALFAKLLEKRSVDDLILSVGSGGGGAPAAAAAAPAAGGAAAAEEKKEEKKEEAKEESDDDMGFSLFD; encoded by the exons ATGTCTTCCAGCGAGGTCGCCTGCACCCTTGCCGCCCTCATCCTCCACGATGACGGGATCCCCATCACT TCTGAGAAGATCGCGACGGTGGTGAAGGCTGCCGGAATCAAGGTTGAGGCCTACTGGCCCGCGCTCTTCGCCAAGCTCCTGGAGAAGAGGAGCGTCGATGACCTCATCCTTTCCGTCGGATCTG GTGGAGGTGGTgctccagctgctgctgctgctgccccggctgctggtggtgctgctgccgctgaagagaagaaagaagagaaaaaggaggaggccaaggaagagagCGATGATGACATGGGCTTCAGCTTGTTTGACTAA